In Alphaproteobacteria bacterium, the following proteins share a genomic window:
- a CDS encoding GntR family transcriptional regulator, producing the protein MEAPQETGALSEATLDLDWRLVPEARPLSLSEQIAERLSQEILAGTYQPGQRVLEQHIAGRFEVSRGPVREALRLLQRDGVIEILPRRGAQVTSLTVKEVTDIFDIRGTLVGLCISLAMERLEAEQWAPVKDWVERLGRLAREHGSAEEYLAISFRLSLFLGQSSGNERLYELLRSLSRQTVRYSALGLATPTRRRRSARIWRDFHKAVLARDAVAAEAAGRILVKESRDAAIRQLEAGRHAT; encoded by the coding sequence TTGGAGGCACCACAGGAAACCGGGGCACTCTCGGAAGCCACCCTCGATCTCGACTGGCGCCTGGTACCCGAGGCCAGGCCGCTGTCGCTTTCGGAACAGATCGCCGAGCGCCTGAGCCAAGAGATCCTGGCCGGCACCTACCAGCCCGGCCAGCGCGTCCTGGAGCAGCACATCGCCGGGCGCTTCGAGGTCAGCCGCGGTCCGGTGCGCGAGGCGCTGCGGCTTTTGCAACGCGATGGGGTGATCGAAATCCTGCCGCGCCGCGGCGCCCAGGTGACCTCGCTGACGGTAAAAGAGGTCACCGACATCTTCGACATCCGCGGCACCCTGGTCGGGCTCTGCATCAGCTTGGCCATGGAACGGCTCGAAGCCGAACAGTGGGCCCCGGTCAAAGACTGGGTCGAGCGCCTGGGCCGCCTGGCACGCGAGCACGGCAGCGCCGAGGAATACCTCGCCATCAGCTTCCGCCTCAGCCTCTTCCTGGGGCAAAGCTCGGGCAACGAACGGCTCTATGAGCTGCTGCGCTCGTTGTCACGCCAGACCGTGCGTTATTCGGCCTTGGGTCTGGCCACGCCGACCCGGCGGCGGCGCTCGGCGCGCATCTGGCGGGATTTCCATAAGGCCGTGCTGGCCCGCGATGCGGTCGCGGCCGAGGCCGCCGGCCGTATCCTGGTCAAGGAATCCCGCGACGCCGCCATCCGCCAGCTCGAGGCCGGGCGCCATGCCACCTGA
- a CDS encoding carboxyl transferase domain-containing protein produces MPHEERVAELARRRQAALAMGGEKRLAARAERGLLNARQRLDRLLDKGSFKEVGLFATSLNPDDLEITPADGKVTGFGRIAGRRVAIASNDLTVKGASSNSINSKKITFIKDTATRTGMPIVYLGESSGARMPDVMGAVAMGLMGQDPEQYIRRREVPWVSAVLGPCYGSSSWYAALSDFVVMRKGAELAVSSARVTSLAISEDIDPQELGGWRLHAETTGMIDLATESDEEALEAVGRFLSYLPSHHGEAPPRAAVPAGSETASAAMLDLVPEERQKTYDVHRVIEAMVDRESFFPLKGRFGRVAVTGLCRLDGHPVGIVANNPRVKGGAMDVDSCDKVTSFLVLCDSFNIPVVLLVDTPGFLVGLEGERRKAPGKIMNFMHALQLCSVPRISIIMRKTYGQAFLNMGGGRNSDEIAAWTTAEVSFMAPDIGVSVVHGVTPQSDPQRYEELYQSMQRDSSAYDVARCFGAQDVIDPRRTREYLIEALDFHRRDITGGVGRHEMRTWPTTY; encoded by the coding sequence ATGCCCCACGAAGAACGCGTTGCCGAACTGGCGCGCCGGCGCCAGGCGGCGCTGGCCATGGGCGGCGAAAAACGCCTGGCGGCGCGGGCCGAACGCGGACTACTCAATGCCCGCCAGCGCCTCGACCGCCTGCTCGACAAGGGCTCCTTCAAGGAGGTCGGCCTGTTTGCCACCTCGCTCAATCCCGACGACCTGGAGATCACTCCGGCCGACGGCAAGGTCACGGGCTTCGGCCGCATCGCTGGGCGCCGCGTGGCCATCGCGTCCAACGATCTCACCGTCAAGGGCGCCTCGTCCAACAGCATCAATTCCAAAAAAATCACCTTCATCAAGGACACCGCCACCCGCACCGGCATGCCCATCGTCTACCTCGGCGAATCCTCGGGCGCCCGCATGCCCGACGTCATGGGCGCCGTGGCCATGGGCCTGATGGGGCAGGACCCGGAACAGTACATACGCCGGCGCGAGGTGCCCTGGGTCTCGGCCGTGCTGGGGCCCTGCTACGGCTCCTCTAGCTGGTATGCCGCGCTCTCCGACTTCGTGGTCATGCGCAAGGGCGCCGAGCTCGCCGTCTCCAGCGCCCGCGTCACCTCGCTGGCCATCTCGGAAGACATCGATCCCCAGGAATTGGGCGGCTGGCGCCTGCACGCCGAGACCACCGGCATGATCGACTTGGCCACGGAAAGCGACGAGGAAGCCCTCGAGGCGGTGGGCCGTTTCCTTTCCTATCTGCCCAGCCACCACGGCGAGGCACCGCCGCGCGCCGCCGTGCCGGCGGGTTCCGAGACGGCCAGCGCCGCCATGCTCGATCTGGTGCCGGAGGAGCGCCAGAAGACCTACGACGTGCACCGCGTCATCGAGGCCATGGTCGACCGCGAGAGCTTCTTTCCCCTGAAAGGGCGCTTCGGCCGCGTCGCCGTGACCGGGCTCTGCCGCCTCGACGGCCACCCGGTGGGCATCGTGGCCAACAACCCGCGCGTCAAGGGCGGCGCCATGGACGTCGATTCCTGCGACAAGGTGACGAGCTTCCTGGTGCTTTGCGACAGCTTCAACATTCCCGTCGTGCTGCTGGTCGATACGCCGGGTTTTCTCGTCGGCCTCGAGGGCGAGCGGCGCAAGGCGCCGGGCAAGATCATGAACTTCATGCATGCCCTGCAGCTCTGCTCGGTGCCCAGGATCTCGATCATCATGCGCAAGACCTACGGCCAGGCCTTCCTCAATATGGGCGGTGGCCGCAATTCCGACGAGATCGCCGCCTGGACCACCGCCGAGGTGAGCTTCATGGCCCCCGACATCGGCGTCAGCGTGGTTCACGGCGTGACGCCCCAATCGGACCCCCAGCGCTACGAGGAGCTCTATCAGTCCATGCAGCGCGATTCCTCGGCCTACGACGTGGCGCGCTGCTTTGGCGCCCAGGACGTCATAGACCCGCGCCGCACCCGGGAATACCTGATCGAGGCGCTGGACTTCCATCGCCGCGACATCACGGGCGGGGTGGGCCGCCACGAGATGCGCACCTGGCCGACGACTTATTGA
- a CDS encoding carboxyl transferase domain-containing protein: MSWQPEIEEIERRRQFALALGGEEAIQRHHDTGKMTARERIAELLDEGSFRELGGLTGTGNYDAETGELIDVRPANSVIGKGRVGGRRVLVSADDFTIRGGSSESAIAEKWIYIERQAVDMGVPLVRLVDTAGGSVKLLEKQGATKLPGYPAYAVLDLLGKVPVAAVALGSCAGLGAWKVADAHFSVMVKHTSQLFAAGPPVVAAGMGQEISKEELGGFATHARGSGVVDNEAENEADAIAQAQRFLSYLPQNVNRLPLRQECDDDPERREEGLLSIVPRQRRRVYKARRIIEMVLDEGSIFEIGRHNGPSAISCLARLNGHPVGVLANDPYHYGGAMTLRSSQKIETFVDLCDTFHLPLVSFFDQPGVLIGREAEEAGTVRAAVRAISAIEQSIMPWCTIVVRRAFGVAGAAHGRLSGINMRYAWPSASWGSIPIEGGVAAAYRRELADHPEPEARLEELENHFARFTSPFRTAERFGVNDVIDPRETRSLLCEWVEDAYQQLPETVGPRRRTMRR, encoded by the coding sequence ATGAGCTGGCAGCCGGAAATCGAGGAAATCGAGCGCCGCCGTCAATTTGCCCTGGCGCTGGGCGGCGAGGAAGCCATCCAGCGCCACCACGACACGGGCAAGATGACGGCCCGCGAACGCATTGCCGAGCTCCTCGACGAAGGCAGCTTCCGCGAGCTGGGCGGCCTCACCGGCACGGGCAACTACGATGCCGAGACGGGCGAGCTGATCGACGTGCGCCCGGCCAATTCGGTGATCGGCAAGGGCCGCGTGGGCGGCCGGCGGGTGCTGGTTTCGGCCGACGACTTCACCATCCGCGGCGGCTCCTCGGAATCGGCCATCGCCGAAAAATGGATCTACATCGAACGCCAGGCCGTCGATATGGGGGTGCCGCTGGTGCGCCTGGTCGACACCGCCGGCGGCTCCGTCAAGCTGCTGGAAAAGCAGGGCGCCACCAAGCTTCCCGGCTATCCCGCCTATGCCGTGCTGGATCTTCTGGGCAAGGTGCCGGTGGCGGCCGTGGCACTGGGCTCTTGCGCCGGGCTGGGTGCCTGGAAGGTGGCCGATGCTCATTTCTCTGTCATGGTCAAGCATACCTCCCAGCTCTTCGCCGCCGGCCCGCCGGTGGTGGCGGCCGGCATGGGCCAGGAAATCAGCAAGGAGGAACTGGGAGGTTTTGCCACCCACGCCCGTGGCTCGGGCGTGGTCGATAACGAGGCCGAAAACGAGGCCGACGCCATCGCGCAAGCCCAGCGCTTCCTTTCCTACCTGCCGCAGAACGTCAACCGGCTGCCGCTGCGCCAGGAGTGCGACGATGATCCCGAACGCCGCGAGGAGGGGCTGCTCTCCATCGTCCCGCGCCAGCGCCGCCGGGTCTACAAGGCCCGGCGCATCATCGAGATGGTGCTGGACGAGGGCTCGATCTTCGAGATCGGCCGCCACAACGGGCCCTCGGCAATCTCCTGCCTGGCGCGCCTGAACGGCCATCCGGTGGGCGTGCTGGCCAACGACCCCTACCATTACGGCGGCGCCATGACGCTGCGTTCGTCGCAGAAAATCGAGACCTTCGTCGATCTCTGCGACACATTCCACCTGCCGCTGGTGAGCTTCTTCGACCAGCCCGGCGTACTCATCGGGCGCGAGGCCGAAGAAGCCGGCACCGTGCGCGCGGCGGTGCGCGCCATCAGCGCCATCGAACAAAGCATCATGCCCTGGTGCACCATCGTCGTGCGCCGCGCCTTCGGCGTTGCCGGCGCCGCCCACGGCCGCCTGAGCGGCATCAACATGCGCTACGCCTGGCCTTCGGCGAGCTGGGGCTCGATCCCCATCGAGGGCGGTGTGGCCGCCGCCTACCGGCGCGAGCTGGCCGACCACCCCGAGCCCGAGGCCCGGTTGGAGGAATTGGAGAACCATTTCGCCCGCTTCACCTCGCCCTTCCGCACGGCCGAGCGTTTCGGCGTCAACGACGTCATCGACCCGCGCGAGACGCGCTCGTTGCTTTGCGAATGGGTCGAGGACGCCTACCAGCAGCTGCCCGAGACGGTCGGGCCCAGGCGACGCACCATGCGGCGCTAA
- a CDS encoding SDR family NAD(P)-dependent oxidoreductase, with the protein MARRALVTGGNRGIGRAIAAGLAERGDDVVIACRDLAEGRSVAEGMAGRAVGFDLRQPESIDRAVAEVGDVDILVNNAGVIFSEPMLPHPRHFEETMAVMVAGPYHLIRLCALAKMRNGFGRIVNVSSGWGSFAEGLAGPAAYDVAKVALNALTLVLSRELPGTIKINAMCPGWVRTRMGGSATTLSPEEGADTALWLARLPDDGPSGGFFRQRQAIDW; encoded by the coding sequence ATGGCACGCAGGGCTTTGGTGACGGGCGGAAACCGCGGCATCGGGCGGGCCATTGCGGCCGGCCTGGCTGAGCGGGGCGATGACGTGGTCATCGCTTGTCGCGATCTTGCCGAGGGTCGCAGCGTGGCCGAGGGCATGGCAGGCCGGGCGGTCGGGTTCGACCTCAGGCAGCCGGAGAGCATCGATAGGGCGGTGGCCGAGGTCGGCGACGTCGATATCCTGGTCAACAATGCCGGCGTGATTTTCAGCGAGCCCATGTTGCCCCATCCCCGGCACTTCGAGGAAACCATGGCCGTCATGGTGGCGGGCCCCTACCACCTCATCCGCCTTTGCGCCCTGGCCAAGATGCGTAACGGCTTCGGCCGCATCGTCAATGTCTCCTCGGGTTGGGGCAGCTTTGCCGAAGGCCTGGCCGGACCGGCCGCCTACGACGTGGCCAAGGTCGCCTTGAACGCACTGACGCTGGTGCTCTCGCGCGAGTTGCCCGGGACCATCAAGATCAACGCCATGTGTCCGGGCTGGGTCAGAACCCGCATGGGCGGAAGCGCTACCACGCTCAGCCCCGAGGAGGGCGCCGACACCGCGCTGTGGCTGGCGAGGTTGCCCGATGACGGCCCCAGCGGCGGTTTTTTCCGCCAGCGCCAGGCCATTGATTGGTAG